Proteins from a single region of Rhodospirillales bacterium:
- the efeO gene encoding iron uptake system protein EfeO, whose protein sequence is MRQRRRENYPRSRTTIIATALILAASSAARAEVSPLDLVTPVAEYKIYVSENVQALVADTRTFTDAVKAGNLDKAKSLFAPTRVHYEAIEPIAELFNDLDSSMDSRADDHELAEKDPGFTGFHRIEYGLFALSSTDGLAPYADKLMADVLDLQTRIAGLTFPPEKVVGGAAVLMEEVAATKISGEEDRYSRTDLWDFQANFDGSKKIFVLFRPLIDQNDQAFVEKVDANFATVEKILAKYKTADGFLSYDKLTEADRKVLAGSVNTLAEDLSTLRGKLGLS, encoded by the coding sequence ATGAGACAGCGTAGAAGAGAAAATTACCCGCGATCGCGCACCACAATTATCGCCACCGCCTTGATACTCGCGGCTTCGAGCGCAGCGCGAGCCGAGGTTTCGCCGCTCGACCTGGTCACACCGGTTGCCGAGTATAAAATCTACGTCTCGGAGAACGTGCAGGCCCTGGTTGCCGATACCCGGACGTTCACCGATGCGGTAAAGGCGGGAAACCTGGACAAGGCGAAATCGCTGTTCGCGCCGACGCGGGTTCATTACGAAGCGATCGAGCCGATCGCCGAACTTTTCAACGATCTTGATTCGTCAATGGATTCGCGTGCGGATGATCACGAACTCGCGGAAAAGGACCCCGGTTTCACCGGCTTCCATCGTATCGAATACGGCCTGTTCGCACTCTCGAGCACGGACGGCCTCGCGCCTTATGCGGACAAGCTCATGGCTGATGTGCTTGATTTGCAAACACGAATCGCCGGTCTGACGTTCCCGCCGGAGAAAGTTGTCGGCGGCGCCGCCGTTCTCATGGAAGAGGTCGCGGCGACGAAAATTTCCGGCGAGGAGGATCGTTACAGTCGCACCGACCTGTGGGATTTTCAGGCCAACTTCGACGGCTCGAAAAAGATTTTCGTTCTGTTCCGTCCGCTGATCGATCAAAACGACCAAGCTTTTGTCGAGAAAGTCGACGCCAATTTCGCCACGGTCGAAAAAATCCTCGCCAAGTACAAGACGGCGGACGGTTTCCTCAGTTATGACAAGCTGACCGAAGCGGATCGCAAGGTTCTCGCTGGATCCGTCAACACGCTCGCCGAGGACCTTTCAACCCTGCGCGGCAAACTCGGCCTCAGTTAG
- a CDS encoding AraC family transcriptional regulator has protein sequence MRDIGVGRGTLGDSPSVRHAAQMSGHLLNTHCKMVTNDLDEARETVGRMWERHESWLRRGRSYSLRWHLATLDRTTLTYGDNETPIHVNCGPVTDTFHLTFHEAGGIHHRINGHEAVSSTTSVVLQAPGQQLQLDIEPFKILLLSFDGTFVKKALARHGLRQMPPFESWAAAIPLAHPAMTTLQSLCRWMGQELDVADSHLLASRTALQHLERSLLSLFIECLADLRPSANRWIDDLAAQQLQRIEAWLDSHFAEPIGVEDLAAIGNVSVRTVQNTFRRLRGCTPMQAVAQRRMANARNALLRAEDTTTVTQVASDCGFFHFGRFSASYAERYGERPSETLSRARRSHGAALAVVPDAAAALSRLRKIANCSIADSAGPSLVGTSGLSPVLPATRKRAEVG, from the coding sequence TTGCGCGACATCGGCGTCGGCCGAGGGACCCTCGGTGATTCTCCTTCTGTCCGGCATGCGGCGCAGATGAGCGGTCATCTTCTCAACACGCATTGCAAGATGGTCACCAACGACCTCGACGAGGCGCGGGAGACTGTTGGTCGGATGTGGGAGAGGCACGAATCGTGGCTGCGGCGTGGGCGGAGCTATTCGCTGCGTTGGCACCTCGCCACGCTCGATCGCACCACGCTCACCTATGGCGATAACGAAACCCCAATTCACGTGAATTGTGGTCCCGTCACCGACACGTTTCATCTGACCTTCCACGAAGCCGGCGGCATCCATCATCGTATCAATGGCCATGAAGCGGTCTCGTCGACGACGAGCGTGGTGTTGCAGGCACCAGGGCAGCAACTGCAGCTCGACATCGAACCGTTCAAAATTTTGCTTCTCAGTTTTGATGGCACCTTTGTGAAAAAGGCCCTGGCGCGTCACGGCTTGCGCCAGATGCCGCCGTTTGAGAGCTGGGCGGCCGCGATTCCTCTCGCCCATCCGGCAATGACGACGCTGCAGAGCCTTTGTCGCTGGATGGGACAGGAGTTGGACGTCGCTGATTCGCACCTCCTTGCCTCGCGCACCGCATTGCAGCATCTGGAGCGCTCGTTGCTCTCGTTGTTCATCGAGTGCTTGGCCGACCTGCGGCCATCCGCCAATAGATGGATCGATGATCTGGCGGCCCAGCAGTTGCAGCGAATCGAGGCGTGGCTCGATTCGCATTTTGCCGAGCCCATAGGAGTTGAAGATCTTGCCGCGATTGGCAACGTCAGTGTGCGGACAGTACAAAATACCTTTCGCCGGCTGCGCGGATGTACACCGATGCAGGCCGTTGCACAGCGTCGAATGGCGAATGCCCGCAATGCTCTGCTGCGTGCCGAAGACACGACCACCGTTACTCAGGTTGCCAGCGACTGCGGGTTTTTTCATTTTGGCCGTTTTTCCGCCAGCTATGCCGAGCGATACGGCGAACGGCCGTCGGAAACACTTTCACGAGCTCGGCGCAGTCATGGAGCTGCACTGGCGGTTGTTCCGGACGCGGCAGCGGCATTATCCAGATTACGAAAAATCGCGAATTGCTCCATAGCGGATAGCGCCGGGCCGTCGCTCGTGGGAACATCTGGCCTGTCGCCGGTATTGCCGGCAACGCGCAAAAGAGCAGAGGTCGGGTGA
- the truA gene encoding tRNA pseudouridine(38-40) synthase TruA produces the protein MPRYRLTIEYDGSPFVGWQRQDNGRSVQQVLEDALLRFCNERLVVHGAGRTDAGVHAAAQVAHVDLARPAAASTVRDAINFYLKPLPVVVLAAEPCDRTFHARFSAIERKYLYRILNRPAPPALERGRVWWIPKPLDTDAMVRASRVLEGHHDFSTFRSTQCQARTAVKSLSLLDVRRQGDEIHIEARARSFLHNQVRIIAGTLARVGDGKWTADDVAAALAACDRTRGGPTAPPQGLSLAGVGY, from the coding sequence GTGCCTCGTTATCGACTGACGATCGAATATGACGGCTCACCGTTCGTTGGTTGGCAGCGCCAAGACAACGGGAGGTCCGTTCAGCAGGTTCTCGAAGACGCCTTGCTCCGGTTCTGCAACGAGCGTCTCGTCGTTCATGGAGCGGGGCGAACCGATGCCGGCGTGCACGCGGCCGCGCAGGTCGCCCACGTCGACCTTGCCCGGCCGGCTGCGGCGTCGACGGTGCGTGATGCGATAAATTTTTACCTCAAGCCCCTGCCGGTCGTCGTGCTCGCCGCCGAGCCGTGCGATCGAACCTTCCACGCGCGTTTTTCCGCGATCGAGCGAAAGTATCTTTACCGCATTCTCAATCGGCCCGCGCCTCCCGCCCTGGAGCGCGGGCGTGTGTGGTGGATCCCGAAACCGCTTGATACCGACGCGATGGTCCGAGCGTCGCGCGTTTTGGAGGGCCATCACGATTTTTCGACCTTCCGCTCAACCCAATGCCAGGCCCGCACGGCGGTAAAGTCGTTGTCCTTGCTCGATGTTCGTCGGCAGGGCGACGAAATTCACATAGAGGCGCGCGCCCGTTCATTCTTGCACAACCAGGTGAGAATCATCGCCGGCACGCTGGCACGCGTCGGAGATGGAAAGTGGACGGCCGACGACGTCGCCGCGGCGCTAGCGGCGTGCGATCGCACGCGCGGAGGCCCCACGGCGCCACCCCAGGGCCTTTCTCTTGCCGGCGTCGGCTATTGA
- a CDS encoding alkaline phosphatase family protein, with protein sequence MGKPAAQQAPKVILISLDGAQPDLISAFLDSDAMSRHSGLGIIRRRGVSARQNITATPSLTTVSHITIATGSSAVHNDIPGNTFHPVGASIASSISGFAAPIGGYDIDPLGPSVTPTAEPLWVTLRAAGPKIKVNKTMALVRNIDVAPTIMSILGVEPETTVDGRVLSKIFRN encoded by the coding sequence ATCGGCAAGCCCGCGGCCCAGCAAGCGCCGAAAGTTATCCTGATATCACTCGACGGTGCGCAGCCCGACCTGATCAGCGCGTTTCTCGATAGCGACGCGATGTCGCGCCACAGCGGCCTTGGCATCATCCGCAGGCGCGGCGTTTCCGCGCGGCAGAATATTACCGCCACACCGTCGCTGACTACGGTTTCGCATATCACCATCGCCACAGGATCGAGTGCGGTTCACAACGATATCCCCGGCAATACCTTCCACCCCGTCGGGGCCAGCATCGCCTCGAGCATCAGCGGTTTCGCGGCACCGATCGGCGGCTACGACATCGACCCCCTGGGTCCGAGCGTAACGCCGACAGCCGAACCGTTGTGGGTGACGTTGCGCGCCGCCGGACCGAAGATCAAGGTGAATAAAACCATGGCGCTGGTGCGTAACATCGATGTTGCGCCGACGATCATGTCCATCCTCGGTGTCGAGCCGGAAACAACGGTCGATGGTCGGGTGTTAAGCAAGATCTTCCGCAACTAA
- a CDS encoding AraC family transcriptional regulator, which produces MSDDYLLSHSRLVTRDLDEARSYIAGAWERHTSELRHGRTILMDWRQADFGNSSLSFIDSDGPIRALCVPVSRFYTFSMHESGAVDHVIDGQPITSSPERAVLYAPGQTLLMDTHRVRRLRVSLGQDLVQSAFARRLDGGVPDSNKWAAGFATKAPAVATLRSLCQWLAREFDRPMTPLLQNRACALRFERVLLSLLLDVLVPQDVASARRSEDLDAAQLRRVEEWLDSHCADAITVDDLAVIAGVSVRALRRGFQRLRGCTPSEAIQRRRLDHVRHALRGGGPEVNVTRAAMDAGFFHLGRFAMRYSQVFGEKPSDTLARHRRRPRDPR; this is translated from the coding sequence ATGAGCGACGACTACCTGCTCTCACATTCCCGACTGGTCACGCGGGACCTGGACGAGGCACGTTCATACATCGCCGGGGCGTGGGAGCGACATACGTCGGAACTCCGCCATGGCCGCACGATCCTGATGGACTGGCGCCAAGCCGACTTCGGTAACTCTTCACTCAGCTTTATCGACAGTGACGGGCCGATTCGGGCCCTGTGTGTCCCTGTCAGCAGATTTTATACCTTCAGCATGCACGAAAGCGGCGCCGTCGATCACGTCATCGATGGTCAACCAATCACGTCCTCGCCGGAGAGAGCGGTGCTCTACGCGCCGGGGCAGACTTTGTTGATGGACACGCACCGGGTGCGTCGCCTGCGGGTCAGTCTCGGCCAAGACCTCGTTCAATCGGCCTTTGCCCGTCGCCTTGACGGTGGCGTCCCCGATTCGAACAAATGGGCCGCGGGGTTTGCGACCAAAGCTCCAGCCGTCGCGACATTGCGCTCCTTGTGCCAGTGGCTCGCCCGTGAATTCGATCGGCCAATGACGCCGCTGCTGCAAAATCGGGCATGTGCCCTTCGCTTCGAGCGAGTGCTCCTCAGCCTGCTGCTTGACGTGCTCGTGCCACAGGACGTGGCTTCGGCGCGGCGCTCTGAAGACCTCGACGCGGCGCAACTCCGGCGGGTCGAGGAATGGCTCGACTCGCACTGCGCCGACGCAATTACCGTCGATGATCTGGCGGTCATCGCCGGGGTAAGCGTGCGCGCCCTGCGACGAGGGTTCCAACGACTTCGCGGCTGCACGCCATCGGAAGCCATCCAGCGCCGCAGGCTCGATCATGTTCGGCATGCGCTTCGTGGCGGCGGGCCGGAGGTCAACGTCACGCGCGCGGCAATGGATGCGGGCTTTTTCCATCTCGGCCGCTTTGCCATGCGGTACTCGCAGGTTTTCGGCGAGAAGCCATCTGATACGCTTGCGCGACATCGGCGTCGGCCGAGGGACCCTCGGTGA
- the dapE gene encoding succinyl-diaminopimelate desuccinylase, with translation MIVDPLELSRALIRCASVTPADAGALGILQDALEPLGFSCERMRFEQDGTPTIDNLYARRGRSGPNFCFAGHTDVVPPGDLAAWSVDPFAAEVRDGRLYGRGAADMKAAIACFVAAVSRCVVGHDGTLGSISLLITGDEEGPAVNGTRKMLEWLNARGERIDACLVGEPTNPDAIGDMIKIGRRGSLNAEITVVGVQGHSAYPERADNPIPHLVRMLAAIDATPLDHGTPHFQPSTITFTSVDVGNPATNVIPARARARLNVRFNDSHTGKSVAEWLERQCAAVSDRFQLAWECSGEAFLCAEGLLSHVVAEAVRKASGREPDLSTTGGTSDARFIKAVCPVCEFGMVGDTAHKVDENVAVADIEALTRIYEQTLLLFFAESIESAAC, from the coding sequence ATCATCGTCGACCCACTTGAACTCAGCCGGGCGTTGATCCGCTGCGCCAGCGTTACCCCCGCCGATGCCGGGGCGCTGGGCATATTGCAGGACGCGCTCGAACCGCTCGGTTTTTCATGCGAGCGCATGCGCTTCGAGCAGGACGGAACGCCGACGATCGATAATCTCTACGCGAGGCGTGGCCGGTCGGGGCCGAATTTCTGCTTTGCCGGGCACACCGATGTAGTTCCACCGGGCGACCTCGCCGCATGGAGTGTTGATCCATTCGCCGCCGAGGTCCGAGACGGCCGTCTTTACGGTCGTGGCGCGGCCGACATGAAGGCCGCCATCGCCTGCTTCGTTGCCGCCGTCTCGCGATGTGTTGTTGGGCACGACGGAACGCTCGGGTCGATCAGCCTGTTGATCACCGGCGACGAGGAGGGGCCGGCGGTCAACGGCACGCGCAAAATGCTCGAATGGCTGAACGCCCGCGGGGAGCGGATCGATGCCTGTCTCGTCGGCGAGCCGACCAATCCGGATGCGATCGGGGACATGATCAAAATCGGCCGGCGCGGCAGCCTCAACGCCGAGATTACGGTTGTGGGCGTACAGGGGCATAGCGCCTACCCTGAGCGCGCCGACAATCCAATCCCCCACCTGGTGCGGATGCTGGCGGCAATCGACGCAACCCCCCTCGATCACGGCACGCCGCACTTTCAGCCGTCAACCATCACCTTTACCTCAGTCGACGTCGGCAATCCCGCGACGAACGTTATTCCTGCCCGCGCCAGGGCGCGTCTCAACGTCCGTTTCAACGACAGCCATACCGGCAAGAGCGTTGCCGAGTGGCTCGAGAGGCAATGTGCCGCCGTGTCCGATCGTTTCCAGTTAGCGTGGGAATGTTCGGGCGAGGCTTTTCTTTGCGCTGAGGGTCTTCTCAGCCATGTGGTCGCGGAGGCCGTGCGCAAAGCGAGCGGGCGTGAGCCAGATCTCAGCACCACCGGCGGCACCTCAGATGCCCGGTTTATCAAGGCCGTCTGCCCCGTGTGCGAGTTCGGCATGGTGGGCGATACGGCGCATAAGGTCGACGAAAACGTCGCGGTTGCCGATATCGAGGCGTTGACACGCATCTACGAGCAAACTCTGCTTCTTTTCTTTGCCGAGAGCATCGAAAGCGCAGCATGCTGA
- a CDS encoding DUF4157 domain-containing protein, which produces MKIVSAIFAWLARIYVPRWAGRRLEIGLRAGCVLVAILPAIAAEAASLSEREPYAIERRAGQPDPNAVQSRDPTPALRAWVDDLTGVGMSAWTQVKERSVAFGAPLLAREIVAWRSEALVDGVAPMPAAIRRSLRGFFPDDLLNRVRYRIGWSAPRSLKSTAFDMLDTRAIALSDIVVFRDAAVSQDAAIWAHELRHVQQYDQWGIEGFAKHYVADSQVVEDNAWQETARFRMWVLEHTGKVYGTEAASLTP; this is translated from the coding sequence TTGAAAATCGTGAGCGCCATATTCGCCTGGCTGGCCCGCATTTATGTACCGCGGTGGGCCGGCAGACGCCTTGAAATCGGGTTGCGGGCGGGGTGTGTCCTCGTCGCCATTCTGCCGGCGATTGCCGCGGAGGCCGCAAGCCTGTCCGAGCGGGAGCCATACGCTATCGAACGGCGGGCAGGACAACCGGACCCCAACGCGGTGCAGTCCCGCGATCCCACCCCCGCCCTGCGCGCCTGGGTGGACGATTTAACCGGTGTCGGTATGTCCGCATGGACGCAAGTCAAGGAAAGGTCCGTTGCCTTCGGGGCGCCACTGCTGGCGCGCGAGATCGTCGCGTGGCGCAGTGAGGCGCTTGTCGACGGCGTTGCCCCCATGCCCGCAGCAATCCGCCGCAGTCTCCGCGGGTTCTTTCCTGACGACCTGCTCAACCGGGTGCGGTATCGAATCGGCTGGTCAGCACCTCGGTCGCTGAAATCGACCGCGTTCGATATGCTGGACACGCGAGCGATCGCGCTCAGCGACATTGTCGTCTTCCGAGATGCTGCAGTCAGTCAGGACGCGGCGATCTGGGCGCACGAGCTCAGGCATGTTCAACAGTACGATCAATGGGGAATCGAAGGATTCGCCAAGCACTATGTCGCGGACAGCCAAGTCGTTGAGGACAACGCTTGGCAAGAGACCGCTCGATTCAGGATGTGGGTGCTGGAGCATACTGGCAAGGTTTATGGCACGGAGGCTGCGTCCCTGACCCCTTAG
- a CDS encoding SHOCT domain-containing protein — protein sequence MRQLTPEGQQVVDDLARRYAVSTDAVTTLLESLVAGGGTMAQFSHPDLGGMGQWSRGGMTMVGDMFNHGLKAKVDGLCSELSDLIGRQPFASIPAASQSQYQGAGTGSYQGQSQGGGSSFGTTRFGDVSLYVADSGSFGTWWPGDLGVPSSTGGQNNIRYAYFPDSRRLAIDIGGRVTVYNTGDHWISGVSQQQSGDASLTFTSQLGLVRVTDLPVVSNPSDGNTAEPARAKTPASPLAARDELPAEPPPAAGMDLNRAEPAVETDIVAGAPAMDVAPKPDAPAFAAAPAEQTRLEPGKPEQAMSKSDDIFAMIERLAALRDKRILSEDEFTAKKTELLSRL from the coding sequence ATGCGGCAGTTGACCCCCGAAGGGCAGCAAGTCGTCGACGATCTCGCGCGACGCTACGCCGTCAGCACGGATGCCGTAACGACATTGCTGGAGAGTCTGGTCGCGGGGGGTGGGACAATGGCGCAATTCAGTCATCCCGATCTCGGTGGCATGGGTCAATGGTCGCGTGGCGGAATGACCATGGTTGGCGATATGTTCAATCATGGGCTGAAAGCAAAAGTCGATGGCCTCTGCTCAGAATTATCCGATCTGATCGGCCGACAGCCGTTTGCCTCGATTCCGGCGGCAAGTCAGTCGCAATACCAGGGCGCAGGTACCGGCTCCTACCAAGGACAGTCTCAGGGCGGTGGATCTTCCTTTGGCACGACCCGCTTCGGCGATGTCAGCCTCTATGTGGCTGACAGCGGCAGCTTCGGAACGTGGTGGCCGGGCGATCTCGGCGTACCGTCGTCGACTGGCGGACAGAATAACATCCGCTACGCCTACTTTCCCGATTCCCGACGTCTCGCCATCGACATCGGCGGTCGCGTGACGGTTTATAATACCGGGGATCATTGGATTTCGGGTGTCTCGCAGCAGCAAAGCGGCGACGCATCGCTGACATTCACCAGTCAACTCGGGCTGGTGCGCGTAACCGATCTGCCGGTCGTCAGCAACCCCAGCGATGGAAACACGGCCGAACCGGCACGCGCGAAAACACCGGCGTCGCCGCTTGCTGCCCGTGACGAGCTGCCCGCAGAACCGCCTCCCGCCGCGGGCATGGACTTGAACCGCGCCGAGCCGGCCGTGGAGACGGACATCGTCGCCGGGGCACCGGCGATGGATGTTGCGCCAAAGCCGGACGCGCCGGCGTTCGCTGCGGCACCGGCGGAGCAGACCCGTCTGGAGCCGGGAAAACCGGAGCAAGCCATGAGCAAGAGTGACGACATCTTCGCCATGATCGAGCGCCTGGCCGCACTGCGCGATAAGCGCATTCTTTCCGAAGATGAGTTTACCGCGAAGAAAACCGAATTGCTGAGCCGGCTTTAA
- the dapD gene encoding 2,3,4,5-tetrahydropyridine-2,6-dicarboxylate N-succinyltransferase: protein MSLDLQATIDAAWENRESIGAATNGVVREAVEAALEQLDSGRARVAAPDDEGGWRVQQWLKKAVLLSFRLNDSVPVAGGPAGAPWFDKVRPKFEGWDKERFRAAGFRAVPNCTVRYSAYVAPGVVLMPCFLNVGAYVGEGSMIDTWATVGSCAQIGRNCHISGGAGIGGVLEPLQADPVIIEDDCFIGARAEVAEGVRVGRGSVLSMGVYLGASTRIVDRTTGAVHYGAVPPFSVVVSGTMPGKPLPDGTPGPGLYCAVIVKRVDEKTRAKTSINDLLRD, encoded by the coding sequence ATGTCTCTCGACCTGCAAGCAACGATCGATGCCGCCTGGGAAAACCGAGAGTCGATCGGCGCGGCGACAAACGGTGTCGTGCGCGAGGCGGTCGAGGCAGCGCTGGAGCAACTCGATTCCGGCCGCGCGCGCGTCGCCGCGCCGGACGATGAAGGGGGCTGGCGGGTGCAGCAGTGGCTCAAGAAGGCCGTCCTGCTCTCCTTCCGCCTGAACGATTCAGTGCCGGTCGCGGGCGGTCCGGCTGGCGCACCCTGGTTCGATAAGGTTCGCCCAAAATTCGAGGGATGGGACAAGGAACGGTTCCGTGCCGCCGGTTTTCGCGCCGTGCCCAACTGCACCGTGCGCTATTCCGCTTACGTTGCCCCCGGCGTAGTGTTGATGCCCTGCTTTCTCAACGTGGGCGCCTACGTTGGCGAGGGCAGCATGATCGACACCTGGGCCACGGTCGGATCGTGCGCGCAGATCGGACGCAACTGCCACATCTCCGGTGGCGCCGGTATCGGCGGCGTGCTGGAGCCGCTGCAGGCGGATCCCGTTATCATCGAGGACGACTGCTTTATCGGTGCTCGGGCCGAGGTGGCGGAGGGGGTTCGCGTCGGCCGGGGATCGGTGCTGTCGATGGGGGTTTACCTCGGCGCGTCAACCCGCATTGTCGATCGGACGACCGGCGCGGTGCACTATGGCGCGGTTCCGCCATTCTCTGTTGTCGTCTCCGGGACGATGCCGGGAAAGCCCCTGCCCGACGGCACACCCGGCCCCGGTCTCTATTGCGCGGTTATCGTCAAACGCGTTGATGAAAAGACACGCGCCAAGACGTCAATCAACGACTTGCTGCGCGATTAG
- a CDS encoding YccF domain-containing protein gives MSLLSLVLNILWVVTGGVWMAAGWFLAALIMAVTIIGLPWARAALNIAGYTLLPFGHVALPRDQLTGREDFGTGPLGLLGNLIWLVLAGWWLALGHLVIAIGLALTLIGIPFAWAHAKLAVLSLWPVGKVIITVDEADRLRLATRRS, from the coding sequence ATGTCGTTGTTAAGCTTGGTGTTGAACATCTTGTGGGTCGTAACCGGTGGCGTGTGGATGGCGGCGGGCTGGTTCTTGGCGGCGCTGATCATGGCGGTGACGATTATCGGCCTGCCGTGGGCGCGGGCGGCGCTTAATATCGCCGGCTATACACTTCTGCCGTTCGGCCACGTCGCCTTGCCCCGCGACCAACTAACCGGGCGCGAGGACTTCGGCACCGGACCCCTGGGTCTACTCGGCAATCTCATCTGGCTCGTTCTCGCCGGCTGGTGGCTTGCGCTCGGTCACCTCGTCATTGCCATCGGTCTGGCGCTGACGTTGATCGGCATTCCCTTCGCATGGGCACACGCGAAGCTCGCCGTTCTGTCGCTGTGGCCGGTCGGCAAGGTGATCATTACCGTCGACGAGGCGGATCGCCTTCGCCTCGCCACTCGCCGGTCATAA
- a CDS encoding pyrimidine 5'-nucleotidase — protein sequence MNEEQRACGGNERSSIETGQKATSVVAPISPLRDADAWLFDLDNTLYSASIDLFSQIDARMRGYIAELLGVDQDAAYALQKQYFAEFGTSMRGLMERHGMDPAAFLDHVHDIDVSVLAPADALGRALAALPGRKIVFTNASTAHAERVLKRLCIDHHFCGVFDIFAADFRPKPEPDIYRTVVERHAIDPRRSVMVEDMARNLAPAAAMGMTTVWVRTNSEWGAVGADAGYIHFMVDDLAEWLTDVADGTI from the coding sequence ATGAACGAGGAACAGCGTGCCTGCGGCGGCAACGAGCGGTCTTCCATCGAAACCGGTCAGAAGGCGACGTCAGTCGTCGCGCCAATCTCGCCCCTCCGCGACGCTGACGCTTGGCTGTTCGATCTCGACAACACCCTCTATTCGGCATCGATCGACCTATTCAGCCAGATCGACGCACGCATGCGCGGCTATATCGCAGAGCTGCTTGGGGTTGATCAAGACGCGGCCTATGCGCTGCAAAAGCAATATTTCGCCGAATTTGGCACCTCGATGCGCGGTCTTATGGAGCGGCACGGCATGGATCCGGCTGCGTTTCTGGACCATGTGCATGATATCGATGTCAGCGTTCTCGCGCCCGCCGACGCACTCGGGCGGGCTCTCGCCGCGTTACCCGGACGAAAGATCGTCTTTACCAACGCGTCGACCGCGCACGCGGAACGTGTCCTCAAGCGTCTGTGCATCGATCATCATTTTTGCGGGGTGTTTGATATCTTTGCCGCCGACTTCCGCCCGAAGCCTGAACCCGACATCTACCGCACCGTGGTTGAGCGACATGCGATCGATCCGCGCCGATCGGTGATGGTCGAGGACATGGCACGCAACCTCGCCCCCGCGGCGGCGATGGGCATGACGACGGTGTGGGTGCGCACAAATTCGGAATGGGGCGCTGTGGGCGCCGATGCCGGCTATATCCATTTTATGGTCGATGACCTCGCCGAATGGCTCACCGACGTCGCCGACGGAACGATTTGA